The nucleotide sequence acactgggaggagccagaggagcttgattttttcacagattatctgacTCATATTCtattgtcaggacataatgacaggtttaataaatatgtaaaaaacatatttttacaaaagttacctactgcagctttaagcttAGATTAAGACATCTAGTAAGATTTGTGTGAATTCTTAGTCATCTATTTaaaatttcattatatttttgtaatattaatttgtgttaaaaACACACAGCTACATATTAAAACAGTCTTGAAGTGCTACATGTaccttaaacaaaaaaacaaaaatctaaataatgatttctttatttattgttaacGCTAAAGGGTTTTTGCATAGAGGCACTTCTTCAATACAGCAATGCAAGGTTTCATTCACAGTGTTTAACTTCAACACAAACATAAGAGAGACACGTTTACTTTGGTTTCAAGTGAAGTGGATCACAGACATCTTCAAATATCTACAGAAATCCACACCACTATTCAAGTCTCGTTTTTACCTGGTGAAGATAAACTCAAGAAATTATTCTTCTGatcaagaaaaaaacatttggcttTATAAAtgggaataaaaatatttaacgaCCAAAACATCACcgttgcaacattttttttttataatacactcAGATAGATGTAAGGTTTAACCCTTAATCAAACCCATGTGACTTAACAGCacgctgaaaaaataaatacagacaatttgcataaatacaaaacataatttCAGCAATGCTGCGTCAACATATGCTCTTGCATACAAGAGTTTAAACTAATGacaaatataatgataaatatacTGGTAATGTGATGAACAGAGGACGCTACACCAGATGTGTAGCCTACTACAAAGACAATCAACAATTTCTGTAAACATTTCAATCACAAAGCCTCATAGGAGATGATTAGTAACAAAGCAACAAAGTATAATAATGGTTAAATGACACACaccaaaataaagcaataaaataatgcaaaactaCATAAAGTATTAAGACAAACTGATGTTGAGTGGAATATCACCTGAGATAAACAAACACTGTCTCAAAACAGTGATTTTTAGTTTATTAGATAATGCACTGCATGTTTTCACATCGTGGAGCGAAATAAATAATGCTTGCTCGTGTCAACTTGAAAGAGTCAGTCACCGACAAGGGTTTATTACTGTAAAGAATGAAATATATTTGGACCACGACTGTGTATTTCTCACCCTGAGATGCACACAGAAAcccttcttaaaaataaagatgaatgCATTTCTATCTGTGGAAGAGCTGGTTCCAGCCTCTGGTTGCTTCCATTAGATGTCTCTGTCCGTGTCCCACCCAAGCTTCCTGGTTTGTGAAAAGCCGCCCGCAGAACCAGCATCTAAACGTCGGCTGAAGAACGATGCTTTCTGACACCGTCGGTACTACGGTGTACTTTCTTCCACACACTCTTCTCAGCCTCAGTTTCAAGCCGAACCGTTCTTTAACCGTCCCGTTTGGCCATTCTCTCCCGCGGTGGGATGCGTGGCAAGCAGCGACGAAATTACGGCGAAAGGATTCGCAGTTGAACTCGGAAAGAGCTCGGAGAGTTTTACGAGAAAGTACGAcactttgcacatttcctttgtGCTTGTGAACCACTTTCATGATGTTTGTGACTTCGGGGATATCAGTGTGGGGATGGTTGAGGACTATGACGGGCTGGTCGTCGCGAGGGATTTTAACGGATTGCGAAGCGCTGTAGGGAATCAGTCGAAGAGTCACCGAAGCGTCTCGAGACACCGGCTCCCAGAAGAGGACAGAGTCTTCCGATCGCTTCTGGGATTTACTGATGGGAGGGTCAGCCGAGGACGTTTCCACCATGCGCTTTCTGTTGAGCGATGCGAGAGGGACGACTGACGAGCTGGATCCAGAAACTGATGCAGATGTGGAAGAGTTTGAAACATCAGGCGGGAGAGAGACCGGATCAGATCGCTGGCTTGTGCCTGATGGAAACATGAAGCAGGATAGCAGCTAAAATTGTACTGGTTTAATTTTTAAGTCTCGCACTGAGGCAAAAACATGTAACTTGGTTTATGGTTGCCATTAGCTATTTTGAGTGAAACatcaaaaaaagctaaaaaaaaaaataggttaacgATTTATGTCTATAGAAGTCTGTTTCCGccattcaataataaaaaaaaaaggtaattgcaactttttattccacaattctgaattttttttcacataattgcgagatataaactcacatttgtcagaaaaaaaatctgaattatgaattataaagCCAGAAATGCAAGTTATAGTCACAATTGcgttaaataaaaacagatttgcgagatataaactcatttataaagtcacaattgcaaaatataaagtcACAGTAGCTTGTTATAAATGTACAATTGCGAGAACTCCCAGTTGTGTTATAAAGTGAGAATTGCgagtttttatcttgcaattctgacttaataactcaaaatagtcaaaatataataaccttttttttaattattattattcagaagtGGAAATGACCTTCCACACATGTCAGAGTAATACATAAAGctgaaaagcatttttttgtattaattttgcattaaatgattacataatttttttatagaagATTACTATATTTTActtcttaaattaaatattttgaatatttgtggcaacagagtaaaaaaaataaaataccttaaaaaagttttcataataattatcagagaattataatttatttcaaacatttcaaacacatacatattgtaaatgtataattttaattattttgtattattactcgttaataattattacttattattccaaatgttaatttaaatatatattctatttgaaatataaaatgttataaataataaatatatagcaaTTAGCTATAGATACATATAGGGTTCTGAAATGattaataatgttgttgttttcttcaccatatgtagAACTCTCTAGCTTTAATGATAAACTAAATCCATGCAAATCAGCTGCTAAACGCTAGGTTAATAACTAGGTTTGCACAGTGAACCTAAAGCTTTGACCTTTCCAATATGGCGCATGATTTACATATAATGGCTCATATAGTCTTATCCACTTTAGATATCTATGTATGCATGCTAAGACCTATTAAACATCTAAATCATTTGCCTTCTGCAAAGAGTTTCAATGTTTTGTTGGATACACCGTGTGATGCTTTTCCATTGCATGACTTCAATCGTTTTATTTAGACCTCACTACCAACAAACCAATAAAATATTGAGTATAGCTAGAGCAAACCACATTCAACTAATCTAAAGAAATGTTTAGTCTTTTAGCAACTCCCTCAAATTTTCCATGACTATGGGAAACATGTCTAAAAGCCAAAACACCTGATCCCAGAATGCTCTGCATATCGCTTACCTCCAGCGTGTGTTAAATCTTTCAGATGTTCATCAGAGCTGACGTTAGGCGATAACGTACAGTCCTCTCTCGTCTCATCCAGCAAATGGATGGCTGTTGTTAAAGGCAGCTCACCCACCATATGAAGCTGGTCTGGAGCAGCGAGGCTTTCTACTGGGACCAGAGAATCTCTGGGGTCCATGTTGTTTGTGCATTCGTCAGCATTGCCATGGAATAACAGGCCCCCTGCTTCACTTTGACACAAAGACTCAGTCCCATCCTTCAAGGGAGATCTAGAGGACGGACTCACGCAATCAGACCCAGAGATAGAGCATGTGTTTGGTTGATGGTTAATGCAGTTTGAATCCAGTGCAAGATTATGTTCTTCATCAAACACCGTCGGAAGGAGTCGTGAACACCTACATCTTTCTTCCGAAGAACTTGCATCCGAGGTCAGATCACTATGGCATCCTGAATCTCCATGGCATGTGTCTTGACAGTCTTCCGCTGTTTTTGCACGGGGACTTTGAATATGTGCTTCGATGGGTGCATGTTCCTGATTGTTGCATCCATCTGTTTGTTGGCTTTTAATCCTCTCAAACACCGAAGACAAAAAGTCCCGCTGTGCTACACACTGTCTTTGGGACGAAGGCTTTATAAAAGTCACCTGAGAACGGTTTCCTGAGGCATTAGCGATTGAAATATCTTTGGATTCGTCTCGCTGATCGGCAGGTTTCACAGTGCGAGTATCCTTCGAAGCGTCTCGCTTGTTTGAAGGAATGACTTTGAGAACTAAATGCTTTTTGCCGTCCAACATCTTGACTCCGATTACCTTTGTAGTGCAGTCTGGGGGAATGGATATATTGTTTTTCTCCA is from Carassius auratus strain Wakin chromosome 13, ASM336829v1, whole genome shotgun sequence and encodes:
- the LOC113112324 gene encoding zinc finger protein 518A-like; amino-acid sequence: MHYKIAHGGEGSPPMFPCNMCNFSSPVFTTLQQHRMQHEDCLFACEICDDGVQRTLPQLTKHCQTQHALNGQYHCPKCKLSVFEIKQFVCHSCCITNGDAQKDDLLKHVTAACRQRWSRRNWWRKRPHVKQDMSQEFKLLRPKPEAQWTSQLLPFSTPGLLDDHGVFVDPEKTLEETKQFLERNICSAKNWPVCLKSEEAATTPHPSKTNAKRCVTGKHKLSGLVEKNNISIPPDCTTKVIGVKMLDGKKHLVLKVIPSNKRDASKDTRTVKPADQRDESKDISIANASGNRSQVTFIKPSSQRQCVAQRDFLSSVFERIKSQQTDGCNNQEHAPIEAHIQSPRAKTAEDCQDTCHGDSGCHSDLTSDASSSEERCRCSRLLPTVFDEEHNLALDSNCINHQPNTCSISGSDCVSPSSRSPLKDGTESLCQSEAGGLLFHGNADECTNNMDPRDSLVPVESLAAPDQLHMVGELPLTTAIHLLDETREDCTLSPNVSSDEHLKDLTHAGGTSQRSDPVSLPPDVSNSSTSASVSGSSSSVVPLASLNRKRMVETSSADPPISKSQKRSEDSVLFWEPVSRDASVTLRLIPYSASQSVKIPRDDQPVIVLNHPHTDIPEVTNIMKVVHKHKGNVQSVVLSRKTLRALSEFNCESFRRNFVAACHASHRGREWPNGTVKERFGLKLRLRRVCGRKYTVVPTVSESIVLQPTFRCWFCGRLFTNQEAWVGHGQRHLMEATRGWNQLFHR